A stretch of the Solanum dulcamara chromosome 6, daSolDulc1.2, whole genome shotgun sequence genome encodes the following:
- the LOC129892898 gene encoding G-type lectin S-receptor-like serine/threonine-protein kinase At2g19130, translating to MNIFVVLFLGLSLNNNLCLGGDTISLNKSLSFGETIVSSGEKFELGFFKPGNSFNYYIGIWYKNTILWQNVVWVANRDKPLDYGTANLTILQGNLVLIDKFQGIVWSTHVARTITPNNSVVVAVLHDDGNLILSYNSNSSTPLILWQSFDNPTDTLLPGAKLGYDKHRNTLREQVLISWKAMSDPTRGLYSLELDPRHARFVIKWNRTKEFMEWPYVQPIT from the coding sequence ATGAACATATTTGTAGTACTCTTTTTAGGCTTGAGTCTGAACAATAATCTGTGTCTCGGAGGGGACACCATTTCTTTGAATAAATCTCTTTCATTTGGCGAAACAATAGTCTCTTCAGGTGAGAAATTTGAGCTTGGTTTCTTCAAACCAGGTAATTCTTTCAACTACTATATAGGCATATGGTACAAGAACACTATTTTATGGCAAAATGTTGTATGGGTAGCAAATAGGGATAAACCACTTGATTATGGTACTGCTAACTTAACAATTCTTCAAGGCAACTTGGTGCTTATCGATAAATTTCAAGGCATAGTTTGGTCAACACATGTTGCTAGAACTATAACTCCAAATAATTCAGTCGTCGTAGCAGTTCTTCATGACGATGGAAATTTGATTTTGAGTTATAATTCAAATTCATCAACACCCTTAATACTTTGGCAAAGTTTTGACAACCCAACAGATACATTATTGCCTGGTGCTAAGCTTGGATATGACAAACATCGTAATACACTAAGGGAACAGGTTCTGATATCATGGAAAGCTATGAGCGATCCAACACGAGGATTGTATTCTCTAGAACTAGATCCAAGGCATGCCCGATTTGTTATAAAATGGAATAGGACTAAAGAATTCATGGAATGGCCATACGTTCAGCCCATTACCTGA